From the Anguilla anguilla isolate fAngAng1 chromosome 6, fAngAng1.pri, whole genome shotgun sequence genome, one window contains:
- the LOC118229595 gene encoding endophilin-A2-like isoform X1, whose amino-acid sequence MSVAGLKKQFYKASQMVSEKVGGAEGTKLDEDFKDLERKVDVTSKAVVDIISKTSEYLQPNPASRAKLSMLNTMSKIRGQVKSPGYPQVEGLLGECMAKYGRELGEDTNFGGALVDAGESMKRMAEVKDSLDIDVKQNFIDPLQGLCDKDLREIQHHLKKLEGRRLDYDYKKKRQGKIPDEEVRQSLEKFHESKEVAEANMYNLLETDIEQVSQLSSLVESQLQYHRQAVQILEELSDKLKERMNEAQSRPRREYTPKPKPVFEYSEPEQSNGGYAPTAQLTRSESSFHRRTSSWKGKFSSVSDQPCCKALYDFDPENEGELGFREGDIITLTNQIDENWYEGTLRGQSGFFPLNYVEVMVPLSH is encoded by the exons atGGTGAGTGAAAAGGTGGGAGGAGCTGAGGGAACCAAACTGGATGAAGACTTCAAAGATTTGGAGAGG AAGGTGGATGTGACGAGCAAAGCCGTCGTGGACATCATCTCCAAAACGTCAGAGTACCTGCAGCCCAACCCAg catcccGGGCGAAGCTCTCCATGCTCAACACCATGTCTAAGATCCGGGGGCAGGTGAAGAGTCCGGGGTACCCGCAGGtggaggggctgctgggggagTGCATGGCCAAGTACGGCCGAGAGCTGGGAGAGGACACCAACTTcg GTGGTGCTCTCGTAGACGCAGGCGAGTCGATGAAGAGGATGGCGGAGGTGAAGGACTCGCTGGACATCGATGTCAAACAGAACTTCATCGACCCCCTGCAGGGCCTGTGTGACAAGGACCTGAGGGAGATCcag CACCACTTGAAGAAGCTGGAGGGCCGGAGGCTGGACTACGACTACAAGAAGAAGCGCCAGGGGAAGATTCCGGACGAGGAGGTTCGGCAGTCGCTGGAGAAGTTCCACGAGTCCAAGGAGGTGGCCGAGGCCAACATGTACAACCTGCTGGAGACCGAC atcGAGCAGGTGAGTCAGCTGTCCTCGCTGGTGGAGTCACAACTGCAGTATCACAGACAGGCTGTGCAGATCCTGGAAGAGCTTTCAGACAAGCTGAAGGAGAG GATGAACGAGGCACAGTCGCGCCCGCGCCGGGAGTACACCCCCAAACCCaagcctgtgtttgagtactCTGAGCCCGAGCAGTCCAACGGAGGCTACGCACCTACAGCACAGCTCACCCGCTCAG agtcATCCTTCCACCGCAGGACATCCTCTTGGAAAGGCAAATTCT CCTCGGTGTCGGACCAGCCGTGCTGCAAGGCGCTATACGACTTCGACCCGGAGAACGAGGGCGAGCTGGGTTTCCGCGAGGGCGACATCATCACGCTGACCAATCAGATTGACGAGAACTGGTACGAGGGCACGCTGCGCGGCCAATCGGGCTTCTTCCCGCTCAACTACGTGGAAGTGATGGTCCCCCTGTCGCACtaa
- the LOC118229595 gene encoding endophilin-A2-like isoform X2, giving the protein MSVAGLKKQFYKASQMVSEKVGGAEGTKLDEDFKDLERKVDVTSKAVVDIISKTSEYLQPNPASRAKLSMLNTMSKIRGQVKSPGYPQVEGLLGECMAKYGRELGEDTNFGGALVDAGESMKRMAEVKDSLDIDVKQNFIDPLQGLCDKDLREIQHHLKKLEGRRLDYDYKKKRQGKIPDEEVRQSLEKFHESKEVAEANMYNLLETDIEQVSQLSSLVESQLQYHRQAVQILEELSDKLKERMNEAQSRPRREYTPKPKPVFEYSEPEQSNGGYAPTAQLTRSASVSDQPCCKALYDFDPENEGELGFREGDIITLTNQIDENWYEGTLRGQSGFFPLNYVEVMVPLSH; this is encoded by the exons atGGTGAGTGAAAAGGTGGGAGGAGCTGAGGGAACCAAACTGGATGAAGACTTCAAAGATTTGGAGAGG AAGGTGGATGTGACGAGCAAAGCCGTCGTGGACATCATCTCCAAAACGTCAGAGTACCTGCAGCCCAACCCAg catcccGGGCGAAGCTCTCCATGCTCAACACCATGTCTAAGATCCGGGGGCAGGTGAAGAGTCCGGGGTACCCGCAGGtggaggggctgctgggggagTGCATGGCCAAGTACGGCCGAGAGCTGGGAGAGGACACCAACTTcg GTGGTGCTCTCGTAGACGCAGGCGAGTCGATGAAGAGGATGGCGGAGGTGAAGGACTCGCTGGACATCGATGTCAAACAGAACTTCATCGACCCCCTGCAGGGCCTGTGTGACAAGGACCTGAGGGAGATCcag CACCACTTGAAGAAGCTGGAGGGCCGGAGGCTGGACTACGACTACAAGAAGAAGCGCCAGGGGAAGATTCCGGACGAGGAGGTTCGGCAGTCGCTGGAGAAGTTCCACGAGTCCAAGGAGGTGGCCGAGGCCAACATGTACAACCTGCTGGAGACCGAC atcGAGCAGGTGAGTCAGCTGTCCTCGCTGGTGGAGTCACAACTGCAGTATCACAGACAGGCTGTGCAGATCCTGGAAGAGCTTTCAGACAAGCTGAAGGAGAG GATGAACGAGGCACAGTCGCGCCCGCGCCGGGAGTACACCCCCAAACCCaagcctgtgtttgagtactCTGAGCCCGAGCAGTCCAACGGAGGCTACGCACCTACAGCACAGCTCACCCGCTCAG CCTCGGTGTCGGACCAGCCGTGCTGCAAGGCGCTATACGACTTCGACCCGGAGAACGAGGGCGAGCTGGGTTTCCGCGAGGGCGACATCATCACGCTGACCAATCAGATTGACGAGAACTGGTACGAGGGCACGCTGCGCGGCCAATCGGGCTTCTTCCCGCTCAACTACGTGGAAGTGATGGTCCCCCTGTCGCACtaa